The sequence TCACGCTGGACCTGCAGATCATGGGGCAGCGGCACAAGGACATCAAGAACGGCCTGTCCGCCCCGCCCAAGCTGACCGCGCGCACCATCGCGGACCTTGCCACGAAATGGGGCTGGGGCATCGAGATGCTCAGCGCCAAGCGGCGAAACTTCGGCAACATCGTCGGCCACGTGCAGGGCATAAAGGACAATTCCAAGCTCGGCGCATGGAGCGCGGAACAGTTCGATCCGACGCTGGACTGGGACAAGATCGCCAAGATCAAGGAACAATGGGGCGGCAAGGTCATCCTGAAGGGGATCCTCGACGCCGAGGACGCAAGGATGGCGGTCAAGGTCGGCGCGGATGCCATCGTGGTGTCCAACCACGGCGGGCGGCAGCTTGACGGGGCGCTCAGTTCCATCGCGATGCTGCCGTCGATTTTGGACGCGGTCGGCGATCAGGTCGAAGTGCATCTCGATTCCGGCATCCGCTCGGGCCAGGACGTGCTCAAGGCCGTCGCGATGGGGGCGCAAGGCACCTTCATCGGTCGGGCCTTCATCTACGGGCTCGGCGCGATGGGACAGAAGGGCGTGACCGCCGCGCTCGAGGTCATCCAGAAGGAAATGGACGTGACCATGGCCCTCTGCGGCGTCACCAAGGTATCCGATCTCGGCCGCCACAACCTGCTGATCCCGCAGGACTTCGGCGGCGTATGGCAGCCATGATACAGGGAGGCAGGCCGGGGCCATGCTGATCTTCCTGCGCCACGGCCTCGCCTTTCTGGCCACGCCAAAGACCGGGACCACGGCCGTGGAAATGGCGCTGCGTCCCAAGGCCGAAATCGTCTTCGCCAAGAACCGCAAGCACGTCACCGCGCTGCGGTTCTCGCGCAAGATCGCCCCGTTCCTCGAAGATACCTTCGGCGTCCGTCCCGAGGCGGTCGCGATCATGCGCGACCCGACCGACCAGATCGCCAGCTGGTACCGCTACCGGGGGTCGGACAGGCTGTTGGGCACCGATCTCAGCACCCGCGACATCAGCTTCGACACCTACGTGCGCGAGGTCATCGGGGACGATCCGCCGCCGCGCGCGCAGATCGGCAGCCAGTTCAACTTTCTCACCGACGGCAAGGAAACGGTGATGGCGCAGCACATCTTCGCCTACACCCATCAGGCGGACTTCCGGCGGTTCATGTCCGACCGGCTGCGGACCGAGGTCACGCTGAAGCCGCGCAACGTGTCGCCGGGGGCGGACACCGGGTTGAGCGCCGAAACACTGGCCCGCCTGCGCGAAGCCCGCGCGCCCGAGTTCGCGCTGTACGACCGTGTCCTGGCCCAGGGCGGGCACCTGATCACCGCGCGGGACTAGGCCCCGCCTGCCCCGCCATGCTGCGCCGCGCCAGCGCGGGCATCACCGCCAGCGCGGTAAGGCACAGGATCGCCGCCACCACGACAAAGGCCGCCCTCAGGCCGAAACCCTCGGCCACGAGCCCCATCAGCGGCGGTCCGAAAAAGAACGCGCCGTACCCGAGGACCGACGCACGGCTGATCGCGGCCAGCCGGACGTCAGGCGTGACAAGCCGCCCCAGCAACCCCAGCGCAAGGGGCGCGACGACGGAAATCCCCAGCCCCCCGATGGCGAAACCCAGCAGCGCGACCGGCACGCTGGGGGCAACCCCCGCAAGCCCGATGCCCAGCGCGGACAGCAGGGTCGCCAGCAGCATCAGCCGGGTATCGCGGACAAGCCGCGACAGGCTGTGCCCGAACAGCCGCCCGATGCCCATCATCAAGCCAAGCGCCGCCGGCCCCAGCGCGCCCTCGCCCGCGGTGCCGCCAAGCGTGCGCTCCAGATGCAGCGCCGACCAGCCCTCGGCGGCCGCCTCGGCCAGAAAGGCGGTCAAGACGACCAGCCCCACCAGCAGGACGACGGCATGGGGGATCTCGCCCGGCATGTCGGACAGCGCGGGTTCCTCGACATCCGCCACCCGGTCACGGGCGGCCAGCGCCAGAATCATCAGCAGTCCGGCCAGCAGAAGGAACACCGTCACCGTCCCCACGCGCGCCTCGCGCAGGGCACCGGTGGCCAGCGCGGCCCCGGCATAGGCAAAACTGTAGAGCGCATGGTTGAGGTTCATCAGGCTGCGCCCGTGGCGCGCCTCTATGTCCGAGACGCGCGCGTTCACCAGCACGTCCACGACGCCCGACCCCATGGAGGCCAGCGCCATGCCCCCCACCAGCAGAACCAGCGTGGCCGACGTGCCCGAAGTCAGCATCCCCATGGCGACGATCACGATACCCACCGATACCGCGATCCGGCCGAACATCTGCTGGAACATCGGCGCCAGCCACATCGCCGCGATCGCCCCGAGCGACGCCAGCAGCACGGCACCGCCATAGGCCCCGTCACTGGCGCCCACCTGCGCCTTGATGACGGGCATCTGCGCAAAGTACGTGGACCACGAGACGCCGATGGCGACAAAGCCGGCGAGCGGTCGGCGCGACAGGTAAAGATCGTGTTTGAAGCCCATGCCACCCCCTGCCACGCTCCCACGGCGGAGCCAAGGGGCCGAACGCAGTTTTACCCTTTTCATGGCGGCATTTCGCGTCTATACGCGCGGCTTCATGCGGGTGCGCTCCTCGGGGCGGCCCGATCCGCAGGGACGACAGCCTTGGAGGCGTCCCGTAACATATTGGAGATTAAAATGGCCGGAGAGATTCCAGATCTTGAAGCCCAGGTACGGACGGGGACAGGCAAGGGCGCCGCTCGTCAGGCACGCCGTGACGGCATGGTACCGGGGATCGTTTTCGGAGGCGACGCAGACCCGCTTCCCATCAACATCCCGTTCAACAAGCTGCTGACCATGCTGCGCAAGGGCCGCTTCAAGGCGACCCTGTTCAATCTCAAGGTCGATGGTCATGACGACGTGCGCGTCATCTGCCGCGACGTTCAGCGCCACGTGGTCAAGGATCTGCCGACCCACGTCGACCTGATGCGCCTCAAGCGCTCGACCAAGATCAACCTGTTCATCGGCGTCGAAGTCGAAGGCGAGGAAGAATCCCCCGGCCTCAAGAAGGGCGGCGTGCTGACCCTGGTCCGGCCCGAGGTGGAACTGGTCGTGACCGCGGCCGACATCCCGGAAAGCATCACGGTCGATGTCTCCGGCCTCGAAATCGGCGACAGCGCGACGATCTCGAACGTCAAGCTGCCCGAAGGCGCCAAGCCTGTGATCGACCGCGACTTCGTGATCGCGCAGGTCTCCGCACCCTCCGGCCTTGCCTCGCAGGACGACGAGGACGAAGACGAGGATGTGGCAGCAGACGAAGTGCCGACATCCGAAATGGGCCCGCCCGACGGCGAGCAGGACAGCGACGAATAATCGCCTATCCATTGGAAAGTTCAGCGGGGTCGCCTTTGGCGGCCCCGTTTGCGTTCGGGGGGCGGCGCGGCCCCCGCTCCCGTCAGCTCAGCAGCCGCGCCAGTTGCGCGCAGGCGCGGGTCGCACGGTCGGTCCGGCCCTCTTCGATGAAACCCTGCAACCGCGCCAGCGCCGCCCCGAGGCAGAGGGAATCGAACACGGTGTCGTCCGACGGCTCCCGGCGGCGCGCCTCGAAGAACAGCACATCGACGTCCTGCGCCCCGTAGCCGTATTTGTAGGGCTCGTTGCCATGGCTGAAATCGTAGCAGCCAAAGCCCTGTTCGATCGCCCAGGCGATGGCGTGAAAATGCAGCGCCGCCCCGACAAAGGGTTCCTCCGCCGTCTGGTCCCGGCCCACCATGATGAAATGCACCATGCCACGGCGGCGGTCGATCACGTGGCCCAGCGCACCCAGCGGCCTGTCGCCCTGCCACAGCACCGGCAGGAACAGGCTGTCCGTGCGCGCGGCGGCTGTCAGCATCCTGCGGTATTGCGCCACGATCCCTTCGGTCTGACGGCCCTTCTTCTCGCCCCATGTGTCGGCCCAGAAGCGCATCAGCGTGTCGAGGTCAGCCTCTAACGTGTCGCCGGTGGCATGGGTGATGCGGTAATCGCCCGTATCGAGGTGCTTTCGGCGGAACCGGTTGTATTGCTGGCGCCTGTTGCGGCTGACGGATGCGGCGAGATAGGTGTCAAAGTCATCCGGCAGCGTCACCTGCGGGCATTTCAGGTTGTCGGTCTCGCCCCGGTTTATCATGTAGGGCTGGTACCGAACGGCGATGCCTGCCTGCTCCAGCGCGTCGGTAAAGATGCGGCACCGCCCGGCTTGCGCGACATACCGCATAGACAGGCTGATCCAAGGCATCGCCGCCAGGTGCCGCGCCGCTGCCTCCAGCCCCTCGCGCTGCAGCTCCGGCGCGCAGAGAAACCCGGTGTACTCGCTCCACAACAGGCGCCCCCCGGCCTGCAACTGGGTCTGGAACTCCTGCCTGCTGCCGCTCCAGTGAACGCGGTATTTCAGCGGCACCAGGCAGATCACATCACCCGCGCCATCCCGCACGACCAGCACGCTCCATCGGTAAAGCTGGTCGGCGAAGGCCTCGTTGAACCAAGCCCAGGACAGGAACACCGTGGTTTCCGGGTCGCGCGCTTCCAGCGCCTGCCATTCCTCCCGCAGCGCGGCAAAGCCCGCGGGCGTATCTATCACCTGGACGGCGAGGTCCGCATCGGCCGTGCTTCCGGTCGTGACGACATCGTGTTTCATAAACTACCCCGTGCTGTCGGCTGCCTGCATGCATGCGGCGTCCGAGTGGCCGGGATAGCCCCGGAATCTGGCGACAATGGGCGGGGAACAAGGAAAAGTTGCGCGGCCCTCCCCAAAGGGGTTCCCGTCGTGACGGCGGACCGGGCCATCTATCCCCACTGGGCCGTCGACACCGCGTTCCGTTTGCCCACGGCCTTTGCTAGGGTGTGTGCGACCCCAGCAGGAGACGCGCATGAAACTCATCGTCGGCCTCGGCAACCCCGGCGCCAAGTACGCCCGGAACCGCCACAACATCGGCTTCATGGCACTCGACCGCATCGCGGCCGAACACGGCTTTCCGGCATGGAAGGGCAAGCATCAGGGCGCCGTGAGCGAGGGGCGTTTCGGCAGCCTGCGCGCGGTGCTGCTCAAGCCCGAAACCTTCATGAACAACTCGGGCCAGTCGGTTCAGGCAGCGGCCAAGTTCTACAAGATCGAGCCGCAGGATGTCATTGTTCTGCATGATGAAATCGACCTCGCGCCCGGCAAGGTCAAGTGCAAGACCGGCGGCGGCCACGCGGGCCACAACGGCCTGCGGTCGCTGCACCAGCACATCGGACCGGACTATCATCGCGTTCGGCTGGGCGTCGGCCATCCGGGTCACAAGGACGCCGTGCCGGGCTACGTGCTGCGCGATTTCCCCAAGGCCGACGAGGCATGGCTGGACGACGTGTTGCGCGGGATCGGCGAGGGCGCCCCGGACCTTGCCGCCTGGGATACGGCCAAGTTTCTCAACACCGTCGCGATGCGGGTCAACCCGCCGCGGTCCGGCACGGGAACGAAGGGGCCGCAGCCCGCGAAGCCCGCGCAAGAAACAGGGCCCGAACCAACAACGCCCGAACCGGATCCCGACAAGTCGCCCCTGCAGAAACTGATGGAACGCTTTCGGTGAACCTGCGGGAAGCCTTCGAGTATCAGGCCGATACCTGCACCCGCCTCGGCTCTCCCTTCATGGGAAAACTGCTGACCATCCTCTCGGCAAACTGGCCCACCGACAGCGCATTGGGCCGCAAGTTCGCGGCCTTCGAGGGCGACATCGGCCCCGCGGGCCATTCCCTGCCCCTGCGCCTCGCGGGCGGTCTGCACGCGCTGGTGCTGAACCGTGCCTCCCCCGAACTGGCCGCGCTCTACCCGCCCCATGACGCCAGCGAGAGCGCCCTGCGCGATGCCGTGGTGGCGGCCCTGTCAAGGCACGAAGCCTTCCTTCTCGACTGGACCGACAGCGCGCCGCAAACCAACGAGGTCCGCCGTTCCGCCGCCCTGATCGCGGGCGCGCACGTGGCCGTTCAGCAGTTCGATCTGCCGATCCACCTCAGCGAGCTCGGCGCAAGCGGCGGTCTGAACCTGATGTGGGATCACTTCGCGCTGGAGATCGAAGGAACACGCTTCGGCGCGCAGACCCCGGTTCTCACCCTGACCCCGGAATGGGCGGGGCCGCTGCCGCCTTCCGCCCGGCCCCGCGTGGCCTCCCGCGCGGGCGTCGACCTGAACCCCCTCGATCCCGCGCAGGGCGAAGACCTCCTGCGGCTGACGGCCTATCTCTGGCCCGATCAGCCGCAGCGGCAGGTGCTGACCCGCGCCGCCGCCTCGGTGGCCACCGTGCCGGTCGTCCGCGGAGACGCCATAGACTGGCTCTCGCGCCGCCTGCCAAGCGCGCCCGAAAGACACCTCCACCTGATCCAGAATACCGTCGCGTGGCAGTATTTCCCCAAGTCCGCCCGCGACCGGGGCCGCGCCATGATCGAGGCCGCGGGCGCGCGCGCCACCGCGCACCGCCCGCTGGCGTGGCTGTCGATGGAAAGCGACGGTGACACAACGGGCAAGGCCGGGGCGGCCCTCGTTCTGCGGTTCTGGCCCGGCGACGTCACGCTCGACCTCGGACGCGCCGATTTTCATGGCCGCTGGATCAACTGGACCCACGGCTGACACTGGTGCCGCGCGCCCCGCTGTGATTGGATGCCCCCGATAGGCAAGGAAACGGACATGCGCAGCTTTCTGAAATGGACCTTCCGCGCCCTGCTGTTGCTCATCGTGATCGCGGTGGCCGCGGGCCTGTGGAAACGCGAGGAGATCACCCGGCTCATGGCCGTGAACTCGCTGTTCTCCGAGGAAAAGATCGTCGACAACTTCAGCCACATGGACCGTGCGTTCCTGACTACGGAGGTGCCGCGCGGCAACGGGCCGACCAGTCCGCTGCCCTACGGCCCGGATGCCGCCCTTCCTCCCGGCACCGATGACTGGGTGGAGGAACGCAGCCTGACGTCGTTGCTGGTGCTCAAGGACGGCGAGATCGTGCACGAAAGCTATTACCAGGGCACCTCTGCCGAGGACCGGCGGATCAGCTGGTCGGTGGCCAAGAGCTTCCTCTCGGCGCTCGTGGGCGTTCTGCTCGACGACGGCACCATCGAATCGATCGACGACCCGGTCACCAAGTACGCGTCCTTGCTGCAGGGCGGGGCCTACGACGGCGCCAGCCTGCGGCAGGTTCTCAACATGGCGAGCGGTGTGACCTTCGACGAGGATTACCTGGACTTCAATTCCGACATCAACCGCATGGGCCGGGTGCTGGCACTGGGCGGCCGGATGGACGACTTCGCCGCCCACCTGACAGAAACCTTCGCCGAACCGGGAGAGACATGGAAATACGTCTCCATCGACACGCATGTGATCGGCATGGTCGTGCGCGGGGCCGCGGGCAAGCCGGTGGCCGACCTGCTGAGCGAACACATCATCCAGCCGCTCGGGCTGGAATACGCCCCCTATTATGTCACCGACGGGGTGGGCACCGCCTTCGTGCTCGGCGGTCTGAACCTGACCACGCGGGACTACGCCCGCTTCGGCCAGATGTACGCCCAGCGCGGCGCGTGGCAGGGTCGGCAGATCGTCCCGGCCGACTGGGTCGACGCCTCGACCGAGCCGAGCGCGCCGGGCGGCGCCGGCTACGGCTACCAGTGGTGGATCCCCGACGGGTCCGCGCCGGGCGAATACATGGCGCGCGGCATCTACGGGCAGTACATCTACATCGACACCGCGCGGCAGGTCGTCATCGTCACCACCGCCGCCGACCGCCAGTTCCGCGCCCCCGGCGCGAACGACCAGAACGTGGACATGTTCCGCGCCATCGCCCGAAACCTGTGAGGACCGCATGGAACCCGAAGACAGCATCAACGTGACCGGCGGGCCGCTGGCGGTCTGCGGCACCGACCCCGTCACCGGGTTCTTCCGCGACGGTCACTGCAACACCTGCGCCGCCGATCAGGGCAGCCACACGGTCTGCGCTGTCATGACCGCCGAATTCCTTGCCTATTCCAAGTACGTCGGCAACGATCTGAGCACGCCGCGGCCCGAGTACGGCTTTGCCGGTCTGAAACCGGGCGACCCGTGGTGCCTCTGCGCCAGCCGCTTCCTGCAGGCCGCCGACGAGGGCTGCGCGCCACGGGTGCACCTGGCCGCGACCCACCGGCGCGCACTGGACATCGTGCCGCTCGACGTGCTGCAGGCGCATGCCGCCGGCGGCGACTGACCACCGCCCCATCCGTCTCCCTCTCCGCTGAAAGGACATGCCATGAAGCCCTGCCTCGGCCCCGCCCTCGCCCTGCTGCTGACAGCCACCGCCGCCCCCGCGCAAGTCGACCTGCGTGCCGCGGACGCCGCCCGGCTCGACGGGTTCGAAAGCGCCGCGGGCCGCGCGCTGCTGCAGGCGCTGGCCGGCGGCGCCGAGGGGGACGTGGCCGCGCTGGTTACGGCGCTCTCGGGCACGCCGCAGGTGGCCTTCGACGAAACGCTGGCGGGCGACTGGTCCTGCCGGACGATGAAACTGGGCGGCATCAGCGCGCTGGTGGTCTACACCGATTTCAGGTGCCGCTTCACCCTGCGCCCGGATGGCACCTTCGCCTTCGAGAAGCTCACGGGATCGCAACTGACACACGGCACGATCAGCTTCCGCGAGGGGCGCGCGGTCTACGTGGGGGTCGGCTACGTGGCCGACGAAACTCCCGCCGATTATGCCGACCTTCCCGCCGATTTCGTCTCGGACGGTCGCGTCCAGA is a genomic window of Sulfitobacter alexandrii containing:
- a CDS encoding alpha-hydroxy acid oxidase, translated to MPVITNIEDLKRIYQRRVPRMFYDYCESGSWTEQTFRENSTDFDKLRLRQRVAVDMSGRSTASQMIGQDVAMPVALAPVGLTGMQRADGEIKAARAARDFGVPFTLSTMSINSIEDVAEATRAPFWFQLYTMRDQDFVRRLIQRAKDANCSALVITLDLQIMGQRHKDIKNGLSAPPKLTARTIADLATKWGWGIEMLSAKRRNFGNIVGHVQGIKDNSKLGAWSAEQFDPTLDWDKIAKIKEQWGGKVILKGILDAEDARMAVKVGADAIVVSNHGGRQLDGALSSIAMLPSILDAVGDQVEVHLDSGIRSGQDVLKAVAMGAQGTFIGRAFIYGLGAMGQKGVTAALEVIQKEMDVTMALCGVTKVSDLGRHNLLIPQDFGGVWQP
- a CDS encoding MFS transporter yields the protein MGFKHDLYLSRRPLAGFVAIGVSWSTYFAQMPVIKAQVGASDGAYGGAVLLASLGAIAAMWLAPMFQQMFGRIAVSVGIVIVAMGMLTSGTSATLVLLVGGMALASMGSGVVDVLVNARVSDIEARHGRSLMNLNHALYSFAYAGAALATGALREARVGTVTVFLLLAGLLMILALAARDRVADVEEPALSDMPGEIPHAVVLLVGLVVLTAFLAEAAAEGWSALHLERTLGGTAGEGALGPAALGLMMGIGRLFGHSLSRLVRDTRLMLLATLLSALGIGLAGVAPSVPVALLGFAIGGLGISVVAPLALGLLGRLVTPDVRLAAISRASVLGYGAFFFGPPLMGLVAEGFGLRAAFVVVAAILCLTALAVMPALARRSMAGQAGPSPAR
- a CDS encoding 50S ribosomal protein L25/general stress protein Ctc, whose translation is MAGEIPDLEAQVRTGTGKGAARQARRDGMVPGIVFGGDADPLPINIPFNKLLTMLRKGRFKATLFNLKVDGHDDVRVICRDVQRHVVKDLPTHVDLMRLKRSTKINLFIGVEVEGEEESPGLKKGGVLTLVRPEVELVVTAADIPESITVDVSGLEIGDSATISNVKLPEGAKPVIDRDFVIAQVSAPSGLASQDDEDEDEDVAADEVPTSEMGPPDGEQDSDE
- a CDS encoding GNAT family N-acetyltransferase, translating into MKHDVVTTGSTADADLAVQVIDTPAGFAALREEWQALEARDPETTVFLSWAWFNEAFADQLYRWSVLVVRDGAGDVICLVPLKYRVHWSGSRQEFQTQLQAGGRLLWSEYTGFLCAPELQREGLEAAARHLAAMPWISLSMRYVAQAGRCRIFTDALEQAGIAVRYQPYMINRGETDNLKCPQVTLPDDFDTYLAASVSRNRRQQYNRFRRKHLDTGDYRITHATGDTLEADLDTLMRFWADTWGEKKGRQTEGIVAQYRRMLTAAARTDSLFLPVLWQGDRPLGALGHVIDRRRGMVHFIMVGRDQTAEEPFVGAALHFHAIAWAIEQGFGCYDFSHGNEPYKYGYGAQDVDVLFFEARRREPSDDTVFDSLCLGAALARLQGFIEEGRTDRATRACAQLARLLS
- the pth gene encoding aminoacyl-tRNA hydrolase; protein product: MKLIVGLGNPGAKYARNRHNIGFMALDRIAAEHGFPAWKGKHQGAVSEGRFGSLRAVLLKPETFMNNSGQSVQAAAKFYKIEPQDVIVLHDEIDLAPGKVKCKTGGGHAGHNGLRSLHQHIGPDYHRVRLGVGHPGHKDAVPGYVLRDFPKADEAWLDDVLRGIGEGAPDLAAWDTAKFLNTVAMRVNPPRSGTGTKGPQPAKPAQETGPEPTTPEPDPDKSPLQKLMERFR
- a CDS encoding DUF2332 domain-containing protein, whose translation is MNLREAFEYQADTCTRLGSPFMGKLLTILSANWPTDSALGRKFAAFEGDIGPAGHSLPLRLAGGLHALVLNRASPELAALYPPHDASESALRDAVVAALSRHEAFLLDWTDSAPQTNEVRRSAALIAGAHVAVQQFDLPIHLSELGASGGLNLMWDHFALEIEGTRFGAQTPVLTLTPEWAGPLPPSARPRVASRAGVDLNPLDPAQGEDLLRLTAYLWPDQPQRQVLTRAAASVATVPVVRGDAIDWLSRRLPSAPERHLHLIQNTVAWQYFPKSARDRGRAMIEAAGARATAHRPLAWLSMESDGDTTGKAGAALVLRFWPGDVTLDLGRADFHGRWINWTHG
- a CDS encoding serine hydrolase domain-containing protein encodes the protein MRSFLKWTFRALLLLIVIAVAAGLWKREEITRLMAVNSLFSEEKIVDNFSHMDRAFLTTEVPRGNGPTSPLPYGPDAALPPGTDDWVEERSLTSLLVLKDGEIVHESYYQGTSAEDRRISWSVAKSFLSALVGVLLDDGTIESIDDPVTKYASLLQGGAYDGASLRQVLNMASGVTFDEDYLDFNSDINRMGRVLALGGRMDDFAAHLTETFAEPGETWKYVSIDTHVIGMVVRGAAGKPVADLLSEHIIQPLGLEYAPYYVTDGVGTAFVLGGLNLTTRDYARFGQMYAQRGAWQGRQIVPADWVDASTEPSAPGGAGYGYQWWIPDGSAPGEYMARGIYGQYIYIDTARQVVIVTTAADRQFRAPGANDQNVDMFRAIARNL
- a CDS encoding DUF2237 family protein, whose amino-acid sequence is MEPEDSINVTGGPLAVCGTDPVTGFFRDGHCNTCAADQGSHTVCAVMTAEFLAYSKYVGNDLSTPRPEYGFAGLKPGDPWCLCASRFLQAADEGCAPRVHLAATHRRALDIVPLDVLQAHAAGGD
- a CDS encoding DUF4893 domain-containing protein — protein: MKPCLGPALALLLTATAAPAQVDLRAADAARLDGFESAAGRALLQALAGGAEGDVAALVTALSGTPQVAFDETLAGDWSCRTMKLGGISALVVYTDFRCRFTLRPDGTFAFEKLTGSQLTHGTISFREGRAVYVGVGYVADETPADYADLPADFVSDGRVQTDVAVFERVSPRRARLMFPAPAVESDFDILELTR